Proteins from a single region of Sediminitomix flava:
- a CDS encoding ABC transporter ATP-binding protein, with amino-acid sequence MMENASTQFNQDFILDVKNLKVEFLIGNSSFLAVDQINFRVERGETLGIVGESGSGKSVSVLSILNLLKNRKNIRVSGNILFRSKRLGMVDLLQLSEKELESIRGGEIGMIFQNPMSSLNPVVQCGDQVIEALLAHEPIQKSAARRRVLQLFKKVKLKDPKKVYKSYPHELSGGQRQRVMIAMALICRPPLLIADEPTTALDVTVQKAILEILQEMRYELDTACIFISHDLGVIAEIADRVSIMYKGNIVETGIVWEIFNNPRHAYTKGLLACRPRMDIEIGRLPVVSDFLRLLPNGRIESVSNQKFKFLYENIALNENAIYKKEFEQDFVYAQEPILEVKNLCKTYPVKKNFLGQTVEWHKAVDDVSFEVFEGETLGLVGESGCGKTTLSRTILQLTEPTSGEVIYDGKDISQLSSREKQRLRKDMQIVFQDPYSALNPRETIGQAIMEPMMVHKLYPTEKECREKAIELLETVNLNEAFFDRYPHEFSGGQCQRICIARALALNPRFIICDESVSALDVSVQATVLNLLNHLKRERNLTYIFISHDLSVVKYMADRILVMKDGRIVELDMAKKVYNRPRNSYTKELINAIPKGTSEDIRKAMIERKKKQIEKRSKLAARRSW; translated from the coding sequence ATGATGGAGAATGCAAGTACACAATTCAACCAAGATTTCATACTCGATGTAAAAAACTTAAAGGTTGAATTCCTAATTGGAAATAGCAGCTTTTTAGCAGTTGACCAGATTAACTTTAGAGTTGAGCGTGGTGAAACACTCGGCATTGTAGGCGAATCAGGCTCTGGAAAATCTGTTTCGGTACTTAGTATTTTAAACCTTCTCAAAAACAGAAAAAATATTCGAGTTAGCGGAAATATCCTTTTCCGAAGTAAACGACTTGGAATGGTTGACTTGCTTCAACTTTCTGAAAAAGAGCTTGAGTCTATTCGTGGCGGAGAAATCGGGATGATCTTTCAAAATCCTATGAGTTCTCTCAATCCTGTTGTACAATGTGGCGACCAAGTGATTGAAGCTCTTTTAGCTCACGAACCAATTCAAAAATCTGCAGCGAGACGTAGGGTACTACAACTTTTCAAAAAGGTCAAGCTAAAAGACCCTAAGAAAGTCTACAAATCGTATCCTCATGAGCTTTCTGGAGGTCAACGTCAGCGTGTCATGATTGCGATGGCACTTATTTGCCGTCCTCCCCTTCTTATAGCAGATGAACCTACAACAGCACTTGATGTAACTGTCCAAAAAGCAATCTTAGAAATCTTACAAGAAATGCGTTACGAGCTTGATACAGCTTGTATCTTTATTTCTCATGACCTTGGTGTTATTGCTGAGATTGCAGACCGAGTAAGTATTATGTATAAAGGAAATATTGTTGAAACTGGAATTGTCTGGGAAATCTTCAACAATCCTCGTCATGCTTATACCAAAGGTTTACTTGCTTGTCGTCCAAGAATGGATATCGAGATCGGACGCTTACCTGTTGTAAGTGATTTTCTGCGTCTTTTACCCAATGGACGTATCGAGTCTGTAAGTAATCAGAAATTCAAGTTTCTCTATGAAAATATTGCGCTAAACGAGAATGCTATATATAAAAAGGAGTTTGAGCAAGATTTCGTGTATGCACAAGAGCCAATATTGGAGGTAAAAAATCTATGTAAAACATATCCAGTCAAAAAGAATTTCTTAGGTCAAACAGTAGAATGGCATAAAGCCGTTGATGATGTTTCCTTTGAAGTTTTTGAAGGTGAAACACTCGGACTTGTAGGTGAATCGGGCTGTGGAAAAACCACCTTATCTAGAACTATACTTCAACTTACAGAGCCGACTAGCGGTGAGGTCATCTATGATGGAAAAGATATTTCTCAGCTCTCTTCCAGAGAAAAGCAACGTCTTCGAAAAGACATGCAAATTGTTTTTCAAGATCCTTATTCAGCTCTAAACCCTAGAGAGACTATTGGTCAAGCAATCATGGAGCCTATGATGGTACACAAACTCTACCCTACTGAAAAAGAGTGTAGAGAAAAAGCCATCGAACTGCTTGAAACAGTCAACCTCAATGAAGCTTTCTTTGACAGATACCCCCATGAATTTTCAGGAGGACAATGCCAACGTATCTGTATTGCTAGAGCTTTAGCTCTAAATCCTCGATTTATTATCTGTGACGAATCTGTTTCAGCACTTGATGTATCTGTTCAAGCTACAGTTTTGAACTTGCTAAACCACTTGAAGCGAGAGCGTAACCTTACCTATATTTTTATTTCGCACGACCTTTCAGTTGTTAAATACATGGCTGATCGTATTTTGGTCATGAAAGATGGTAGAATTGTAGAGTTGGATATGGCTAAAAAAGTCTATAACCGTCCGAGAAATTCATATACAAAAGAACTGATCAACGCGATACCTAAGGGTACATCTGAAGATATCCGAAAGGCTATGATTGAGCGTAAGAAAAAGCAGATTGAGAAAAGAAGTAAACTTGCAGCGCGCAGAAGTTGGTAA
- the fbaA gene encoding class II fructose-bisphosphate aldolase, with the protein MSTDIVKNIKPGVVTGEDAEILYQYAKEKGFALPAVNCVGTDTVNAVLETAKELNAPVIIQLSNGGAQFYAGKGLSNDGQKAAIIGAVSAAKHVHEVAEAYGVRVILNTDHAAKKLLPWIDGLLDAGEEFYKQHGKPLYTSHMIDLSEEPIEENIAISKQYFERMAKIGMTLEIELGITGGEEDGVDNSDVDVSRLYTQPEEVAYAYKELGQVDHKFLVAAAFGNVHGVYKPGNVVLKPAILDDSQKYIKEQFNTEADKPVKFVFHGGSGSSVEEIREAIGYGVIKMNIDTDTQWAFWDGIRAYEAENREYLQGQIGNPQGADEPNKKFYDPRVWLRKGEQTMIARLKKAFEDLNNVNTL; encoded by the coding sequence ATGTCCACTGATATCGTAAAAAACATTAAACCAGGTGTAGTAACTGGTGAAGATGCAGAGATCTTATATCAATATGCAAAAGAGAAAGGTTTTGCTCTTCCTGCAGTAAACTGTGTAGGTACTGATACTGTAAACGCTGTATTGGAAACTGCGAAAGAATTGAATGCTCCTGTTATCATTCAATTGTCAAACGGTGGTGCTCAGTTCTACGCTGGTAAAGGACTAAGCAACGACGGTCAAAAAGCAGCTATCATTGGAGCTGTTTCTGCTGCAAAACACGTTCACGAAGTAGCTGAAGCTTATGGAGTACGCGTGATTTTGAACACTGACCACGCTGCGAAGAAATTGTTGCCTTGGATCGACGGTCTATTGGACGCTGGTGAAGAGTTCTACAAGCAACACGGAAAGCCTTTGTATACTTCTCACATGATTGACCTTTCTGAGGAGCCAATCGAAGAGAACATCGCTATCTCTAAGCAATACTTTGAGCGTATGGCCAAAATCGGTATGACGCTTGAAATCGAGCTTGGTATCACTGGTGGTGAGGAAGATGGTGTTGACAACTCTGATGTTGACGTATCTCGTCTTTACACTCAACCAGAAGAAGTAGCTTACGCATACAAAGAGCTAGGTCAAGTTGATCACAAATTCTTGGTTGCTGCAGCTTTCGGTAACGTACACGGTGTATATAAGCCAGGTAACGTTGTATTGAAGCCTGCTATCTTGGATGACTCTCAAAAGTACATCAAAGAGCAATTCAACACTGAAGCTGACAAGCCAGTTAAATTCGTATTCCACGGTGGATCAGGTTCTTCTGTAGAAGAAATCAGAGAAGCTATTGGTTACGGTGTAATCAAAATGAACATTGATACTGATACACAATGGGCATTCTGGGACGGTATCAGAGCTTATGAAGCTGAGAACCGTGAGTACTTGCAAGGACAAATCGGTAACCCACAAGGTGCTGATGAGCCAAACAAGAAATTCTATGACCCACGTGTATGGTTAAGAAAAGGTGAGCAAACAATGATTGCTCGTTTGAAAAAAGCGTTCGAAGATTTGAACAACGTTAATACACTATAA
- a CDS encoding lytic transglycosylase domain-containing protein gives MKNIILGLLSLCVLGLMGWEYKQFRDEQKMPEYATDDKREIPLTSEIVHIDIPKEIDFCGEKVNLNDPDVRERLDRELQVNTFWHSNTILTMKRAAKWFPMIEKILKEENVPDDFKYLAVIESGLINVVSPAGATGFWQFMPKTAKDFKLEVNKEVDMRYNPELATRAACAYFKKAHEKFGSWTAVAAAYNMGVRGYVRSVEKQMVNNYYELLLNPETSRYVFRILAVKEIFTNPEKYNFKLKADNLYKAEKLKYIEIDKTIENLAEWAILHDINYKILKRHNPWLRMNKLTVKKNKYKIAIPKDTSPYKTTT, from the coding sequence TTGAAGAATATCATATTAGGACTACTAAGCTTGTGCGTATTGGGCTTGATGGGCTGGGAATACAAACAATTTCGCGACGAACAAAAAATGCCAGAATATGCAACAGATGACAAACGAGAAATACCACTCACCTCAGAGATTGTCCATATTGATATTCCAAAAGAAATAGATTTCTGTGGAGAAAAAGTAAACTTGAACGACCCCGATGTAAGAGAAAGACTAGACAGAGAACTTCAAGTCAATACTTTTTGGCATTCCAATACCATCCTTACCATGAAGCGAGCCGCTAAATGGTTTCCAATGATCGAGAAGATATTAAAAGAGGAAAATGTTCCTGACGATTTCAAATACTTGGCAGTTATTGAAAGCGGATTGATCAATGTGGTTTCGCCAGCTGGCGCTACAGGATTTTGGCAATTCATGCCCAAAACAGCGAAAGACTTCAAGCTTGAAGTGAACAAAGAAGTTGATATGCGTTACAACCCAGAATTAGCAACTCGTGCTGCCTGTGCATATTTCAAAAAGGCGCATGAGAAATTTGGCTCTTGGACAGCTGTGGCTGCTGCATACAATATGGGTGTAAGAGGTTACGTAAGAAGTGTAGAGAAACAAATGGTAAATAATTACTACGAGCTTCTACTCAATCCAGAGACTTCTAGATATGTATTTAGAATTTTGGCTGTAAAAGAGATTTTCACCAATCCAGAAAAATATAACTTCAAGCTAAAGGCAGATAACCTCTACAAAGCCGAAAAGCTGAAATACATTGAGATTGATAAAACCATTGAAAATTTAGCTGAATGGGCTATTCTTCATGATATCAACTATAAAATTCTGAAAAGACATAATCCTTGGCTACGTATGAACAAGCTTACTGTCAAGAAGAATAAATATAAAATCGCAATTCCTAAAGACACGAGCCCTTATAAAACAACAACTTAA
- a CDS encoding iron-containing alcohol dehydrogenase, with product MRNFEYKNPVKLIFGKDQTSKIASEIPAGSKVLMTYGGGSIKKNGVYDQVIEALKDFEVLEFGGIEANPEFTTLMKAVNLARENKVDYLLAVGGGSVIDGTKFISAAIPYDGDDEWDILAKSLGRKLKSAVPFGTVLTIPATGSEANSGAVVSRSEIKEKRTFGGPMFFPQFSVLDPQVVRTLPKRQIANGTADAFWHVLEQYLTYPAGAPIQDRIAEGILNTLVEVGPKVIADPNDYEAAANLMYSATMALNGQIQQGVPTDWATHMIGHELTALFGIDHARTLSIIGPNLFRVMFENKKEKLVQYGERVWNITEGTEDERAQKAIEKTVEFLESLGIQTKISDYTSDYSEASKIIADRFKERNWLGMGERQDITPEKVVEIVEMSI from the coding sequence ATGCGCAATTTTGAGTATAAAAACCCAGTAAAACTGATTTTCGGTAAAGATCAGACATCGAAAATTGCTAGCGAAATTCCTGCAGGTTCTAAAGTCTTGATGACTTATGGAGGGGGAAGTATCAAGAAAAATGGAGTATACGATCAAGTGATTGAGGCACTAAAAGATTTTGAAGTGTTGGAATTTGGAGGTATTGAAGCCAATCCAGAATTCACAACTCTGATGAAAGCCGTTAACCTTGCAAGAGAAAATAAGGTAGATTATTTGTTGGCTGTTGGTGGTGGTTCTGTGATTGACGGAACAAAATTCATCTCGGCAGCAATCCCTTACGACGGTGATGATGAGTGGGATATTTTGGCAAAGAGCTTGGGTAGAAAATTGAAATCAGCCGTTCCTTTCGGTACTGTATTGACAATCCCTGCTACAGGTTCTGAGGCTAACTCGGGAGCGGTAGTAAGCCGTTCAGAAATCAAAGAAAAGCGTACATTCGGAGGTCCAATGTTTTTCCCTCAGTTCTCGGTACTTGACCCACAAGTAGTAAGAACATTACCGAAAAGACAGATTGCAAATGGTACAGCAGATGCATTTTGGCATGTGTTGGAGCAGTATTTAACTTATCCAGCAGGAGCACCAATCCAAGATCGAATTGCGGAAGGTATTCTGAATACTTTGGTAGAAGTAGGACCAAAAGTGATTGCTGACCCTAACGATTATGAAGCTGCAGCTAACTTGATGTACTCGGCTACAATGGCTCTGAATGGACAGATTCAGCAAGGAGTTCCTACAGACTGGGCTACGCATATGATTGGTCACGAGCTTACTGCTCTATTCGGAATTGATCATGCAAGAACTCTTTCTATTATCGGACCAAACCTTTTCAGAGTAATGTTCGAAAACAAGAAAGAAAAGTTAGTTCAATACGGAGAGCGTGTTTGGAATATTACTGAAGGAACAGAAGACGAAAGAGCTCAGAAGGCTATTGAGAAAACAGTTGAATTCTTGGAAAGCTTAGGTATTCAAACTAAAATCTCTGATTATACTTCTGATTATTCGGAGGCTTCAAAGATTATCGCTGACCGTTTCAAAGAAAGAAATTGGTTAGGAATGGGAGAGCGACAAGACATCACTCCTGAGAAAGTTGTTGAAATTGTTGAGATGAGTATTTAA
- a CDS encoding pirin family protein gives MELKIKSKQAQHAVELFGGRLKENKPLAGDPLYSNLIYWAHVEAPEEGTFPMHPHEGIEILTFIFEGGLEHYDTASDIWTPLLAGGVQQIQAGNGVYHSEKYIKGSRAFQIWFDPDFNKSLNKSASYKDFQAEEFSWARENNLEVMNYVGENAPIQTDAEGISVKRYKLTEGIHQIVLDENSVYSVYLMKGSVKIEGQVMLKDAFTKIEDKAEFEIKSSEESELFVLASPKNVSYKRISDR, from the coding sequence ATGGAATTAAAAATTAAATCGAAACAAGCTCAACATGCCGTTGAGCTTTTCGGAGGAAGATTGAAAGAAAATAAGCCTTTGGCAGGCGATCCTTTATATTCTAATCTGATTTATTGGGCACATGTAGAAGCTCCTGAAGAAGGTACATTCCCAATGCATCCACATGAAGGAATCGAGATTCTGACCTTCATATTTGAAGGAGGATTAGAACATTACGATACGGCATCTGATATTTGGACGCCACTACTAGCAGGCGGAGTACAGCAGATTCAAGCAGGAAATGGTGTTTATCATTCAGAAAAATACATCAAAGGTTCTAGAGCTTTTCAAATTTGGTTTGACCCCGATTTCAATAAGTCATTGAATAAATCGGCTTCTTACAAAGACTTTCAGGCAGAAGAATTTTCTTGGGCAAGAGAAAATAATTTGGAAGTCATGAATTATGTAGGTGAAAATGCACCCATTCAAACAGATGCAGAAGGTATCTCTGTTAAACGTTATAAACTCACGGAAGGAATACATCAGATTGTTTTGGATGAAAACTCAGTTTATTCGGTTTACTTGATGAAGGGCAGTGTAAAAATAGAAGGTCAAGTGATGTTGAAAGATGCTTTCACCAAAATTGAAGACAAAGCAGAGTTTGAAATAAAATCCTCAGAAGAAAGTGAATTATTTGTTTTGGCTTCGCCTAAAAATGTGAGTTACAAACGTATTTCAGATAGATGA
- a CDS encoding isochorismatase family protein has product MDKRFSEFLSVDNAVLTLIDHQTGLLASVRDIEPDLLRTNLIALVKMAKAADIPVIITSSMPEGPNGPFIQSVLDIVPDAVHIKRPGEINAWDNPEFKAAVEQTGRKKIIMAGIVTDVCLMFPALSALAEGYDPYAIIDASGTWNKLVQEVTVQRLAQAGVKVSTWASALAEIMHDWRTEKAYPLAEVLASHTSYGLVYESFLVQQPQTAE; this is encoded by the coding sequence ATGGATAAGAGATTTTCAGAATTCCTATCAGTTGACAATGCTGTTTTAACGCTCATCGACCACCAAACAGGTTTGTTGGCGAGTGTCAGAGACATTGAGCCAGACTTATTACGTACGAACTTGATCGCTTTGGTGAAAATGGCAAAAGCGGCAGACATTCCTGTCATTATCACTTCGAGTATGCCAGAAGGTCCAAATGGTCCTTTTATTCAATCAGTACTCGATATCGTTCCAGACGCAGTACACATCAAACGCCCAGGAGAAATTAATGCTTGGGACAATCCAGAATTTAAGGCAGCAGTCGAGCAGACTGGTCGTAAGAAAATCATTATGGCAGGCATTGTAACAGACGTTTGTTTAATGTTTCCTGCACTTTCAGCTTTGGCAGAAGGCTACGATCCATACGCCATCATTGATGCATCGGGCACTTGGAACAAATTGGTGCAAGAGGTGACTGTTCAGCGTTTGGCTCAAGCCGGAGTAAAAGTTTCTACTTGGGCTTCTGCATTGGCTGAAATCATGCACGACTGGAGAACGGAAAAGGCATATCCTTTGGCAGAAGTTTTGGCAAGTCATACTTCTTACGGACTGGTATACGAGAGTTTTTTGGTACAACAACCACAAACAGCTGAGTAA
- a CDS encoding AraC family transcriptional regulator, with product MNKNDKHPIPLQTIENSLALYKHLHAPAPSFGMDIFSEDFEAKDVVILGNNGEGNKGIPIRCDHFVMVLCVSGESHRRINHHRFQIRPQTAHFILPGQIHSFSNTTDDFEIYILLFERSFLAQSKLIAPILDNLLQLDVDCTPSFELTKSEFEDWIHTYQQIAIETKTRDKYYQDILTTHISNLLWKVKRKTASKEHLNNRTNRQEELFTQFKQFIEKYYLEKRTVSEFAELLFISPKHLSETVKEVTNHTALYFIHERMLHEAEYLLVYSSLNIKEIADALRFENPTHFGRFFKKYKAVTPVQFRLMNK from the coding sequence ATGAACAAAAACGACAAACATCCTATCCCGTTACAAACGATAGAGAATAGCCTAGCGCTTTACAAACATCTTCATGCACCAGCTCCTAGCTTTGGAATGGATATATTCAGTGAGGATTTTGAGGCTAAAGATGTGGTAATCTTGGGAAATAATGGAGAAGGAAATAAGGGCATTCCTATTCGTTGTGATCATTTTGTAATGGTACTTTGTGTAAGCGGAGAAAGCCACAGAAGGATTAATCATCACAGGTTTCAGATCAGACCTCAGACGGCTCATTTTATTTTGCCAGGTCAAATTCATTCGTTTAGCAATACCACAGATGATTTCGAGATTTATATTTTACTCTTCGAACGTTCGTTTTTAGCCCAATCCAAATTAATTGCGCCAATACTAGATAATTTGCTCCAACTTGATGTGGACTGTACGCCAAGTTTTGAACTTACAAAAAGTGAGTTTGAAGATTGGATACACACTTATCAACAAATTGCAATTGAAACAAAGACGAGAGACAAATACTATCAAGATATTCTGACAACGCATATTTCTAATCTTTTATGGAAGGTTAAAAGAAAGACAGCTTCAAAAGAGCATTTGAATAATCGAACAAATAGGCAAGAAGAACTTTTTACACAGTTCAAGCAGTTTATAGAAAAATATTATTTGGAGAAAAGAACAGTGAGTGAATTTGCCGAACTCCTTTTTATAAGTCCAAAACACCTCAGCGAAACAGTAAAAGAAGTGACCAATCATACCGCACTGTATTTTATTCATGAACGAATGCTGCATGAAGCTGAATATCTTTTGGTTTACAGTTCACTCAATATTAAAGAAATTGCGGATGCACTACGCTTTGAAAACCCCACTCACTTCGGGCGTTTTTTTAAGAAATACAAAGCAGTAACACCTGTTCAGTTTCGATTGATGAATAAGTAG
- a CDS encoding acyltransferase family protein, whose protein sequence is MKESDRVLSLDVLRGATVAFMIMVNNPGSWSTIYAPLKHAAWHGCTPTDLVFPFFLFIVGVSIGFSMYSARSKKERHPQLIKKIISRSLKLIGIGLFLAAFPYFELTTLRFPGVLQRIGIVFFFCAILFLKVDWQGLCAIIITVLLGYWGMMTLIPIPEIGAPNLDDPSMTLSAWLDRLVLGNHLWSGTKTWDPEGILSTIPAIGTGLLGVLAGIWFKQPIVGQKKVAGSLIFGIIICALGWGWGYLFPINKGLWSSSFVLYTAGWASIGLSLSYWLLDVQKRGRNLVLPFKVFGLNPMAVYFLSGIVARLVVIKGAIGDQSLKSWAYENIYLSTLSPLNASLAYAVTFISLMYLVAWWLYKKNIVIKV, encoded by the coding sequence ATGAAAGAATCGGATAGAGTATTGTCTTTAGATGTTTTGAGAGGTGCTACAGTGGCTTTTATGATTATGGTGAATAATCCGGGAAGTTGGTCTACTATTTATGCTCCTCTTAAACATGCAGCGTGGCATGGTTGTACCCCCACAGATTTAGTATTTCCTTTCTTTTTATTTATCGTAGGTGTCTCGATCGGTTTTTCAATGTATTCGGCAAGAAGCAAGAAAGAAAGACATCCGCAATTGATAAAAAAAATCATATCACGTAGTTTGAAGTTGATTGGTATCGGACTTTTCTTAGCGGCATTCCCATACTTTGAACTCACAACATTGAGATTCCCTGGAGTTTTACAACGTATTGGTATCGTATTTTTCTTCTGTGCGATCTTATTCTTGAAGGTGGATTGGCAAGGCTTATGTGCTATCATCATTACAGTGTTATTAGGATATTGGGGAATGATGACACTTATTCCAATTCCAGAAATTGGCGCACCAAACTTAGATGACCCGAGCATGACATTATCAGCTTGGTTAGATCGATTGGTATTAGGAAATCACTTGTGGTCGGGTACAAAAACTTGGGATCCAGAAGGAATCTTGAGTACAATTCCTGCAATTGGAACAGGACTTTTGGGTGTGCTTGCTGGTATTTGGTTTAAACAACCTATTGTAGGGCAGAAGAAAGTAGCAGGTTCTCTGATATTTGGAATTATAATTTGTGCTTTAGGTTGGGGCTGGGGATATCTTTTCCCAATTAATAAAGGGCTTTGGTCTAGTTCATTTGTTTTGTACACAGCGGGTTGGGCTTCAATAGGCTTAAGTTTAAGTTATTGGTTACTAGATGTTCAAAAGCGAGGACGTAATTTGGTCTTACCATTTAAAGTTTTTGGTCTGAATCCGATGGCTGTGTATTTTTTATCAGGAATTGTAGCACGATTAGTAGTTATAAAAGGAGCGATTGGAGATCAGTCTTTGAAGTCTTGGGCATATGAAAATATTTATTTGAGTACGCTCAGTCCTTTGAATGCTTCTTTGGCTTATGCCGTCACATTTATCTCACTTATGTATTTAGTTGCTTGGTGGCTATATAAAAAGAATATTGTCATCAAGGTCTGA